In Chitinivibrionales bacterium, one genomic interval encodes:
- a CDS encoding DUF933 domain-containing protein encodes MKIGLIGLPKSGKTTIFNALSKSRAEVSAYAAAKTEPNIATVSVGDERVTSLSRLYHPKKTTYARMELVDFVGVEKDETKKEELFSPDLMRLVKTTDSLAVVLRNFPSGEGKVPSPAEDLAAIEEELLLSDQIIAENRLARIAQSAKGGKTPALAAEEKLLQKILECLNKMQSIRSLEFTADEKKMLRGFQFLTQKPLFLILNSNEDTFKKNPGIVNDLSKKYKAIECSGNFEMELSRLADESEIKAFMDDAGINESAADRLTLVAYETLGFISFFTVGEDEVRAWELLKGSNAVEAAGTIHSDLARGFIRAECFSYDDLMATGSETGVKDAGKFRMEGKEYIVKDGDILSIRFNV; translated from the coding sequence TTGAAAATCGGACTCATCGGCCTGCCCAAATCGGGCAAGACCACCATCTTCAACGCGCTGTCGAAGTCGCGGGCCGAGGTGTCGGCCTATGCCGCGGCGAAAACCGAGCCGAACATCGCGACCGTGAGCGTTGGCGACGAGCGCGTCACCAGCCTGTCGCGGCTGTACCATCCGAAAAAGACCACCTACGCCAGAATGGAGCTCGTCGATTTTGTTGGCGTGGAAAAGGACGAAACGAAAAAAGAGGAGCTGTTCAGCCCCGACCTTATGCGGCTTGTCAAGACCACGGACAGCCTGGCCGTGGTGCTGCGTAACTTTCCCTCAGGCGAGGGAAAGGTGCCTTCGCCGGCTGAGGACCTTGCTGCCATCGAGGAGGAACTTCTGCTTTCGGACCAGATCATCGCGGAGAACCGCCTGGCGCGCATCGCGCAGTCTGCAAAGGGCGGGAAAACCCCAGCGCTTGCGGCTGAAGAAAAGCTGCTGCAGAAAATCCTTGAATGCCTCAACAAGATGCAGTCAATACGGTCGCTTGAATTTACGGCGGATGAAAAGAAAATGCTTCGCGGATTTCAATTTCTCACCCAGAAGCCGCTCTTTCTCATCCTTAATTCCAATGAGGACACTTTTAAAAAGAATCCCGGCATCGTCAATGACCTGTCAAAAAAATACAAAGCCATTGAATGCTCGGGCAATTTTGAAATGGAACTTTCGCGGCTTGCTGACGAATCGGAAATCAAAGCATTCATGGACGACGCCGGAATAAACGAGTCGGCCGCCGACCGCCTCACGCTTGTCGCATACGAAACGCTCGGGTTCATCAGCTTCTTTACCGTTGGGGAAGACGAGGTACGTGCGTGGGAGCTGCTCAAAGGCTCAAACGCGGTTGAGGCGGCAGGCACCATCCACTCGGATCTCGCCCGCGGCTTCATCCGCGCAGAATGCTTTTCCTATGATGATTTGATGGCGACCGGATCTGAAACCGGAGTCAAGGATGCGGGAAAGTTTAGGATGGAGGGAAAAGAATATATTGTCAAGGACGGGGATATTTTGTCGATACGATTTAATGTGTAG
- the carB gene encoding carbamoyl-phosphate synthase large subunit, with protein sequence MPKRSDIHKILIIGSGPIVIGQACEFDYSGTQACKALREEGFEVVLVNSNPATIMTDPNTADKTYIEPITPEIVEKIIARERPDALLPTMGGQTGLNTAMELAENGVLSRYNVQLIGADYNAIKKAENRSEFKKAIQRIGLEVPRSALAYNMEEAWNIARDIGFPLIIRPSFTLGGTGGGIANNEEEFERVADHGLRCSRINEILIEESVIGWKEFELEIMRDKADNVVIICSIENVDPMGIHTGDSITVAPAQTLTDKQYQHMRDASIAIIREIGVETGGSNIQFAVNPASGRMVVIEMNPRVSRSSALASKATGFPIAKFAAKLACGYTLDEIRNDITRETPASFEPAIDYCVVKIPRFAFEKFQDADPSLGIQMKSVGETMAIGRTFKEALGKGLRGLEIGKQGFQSVPRPEKTKEEIVKNLALPRADRIFLIRHAIDKGVSVADIARATGIDPWFLDNMREIVEYETALTPKLLIRPAADLKTALVKAKKYGFSDMQLGKLLSTDDLAIRKKRKELGIAVTYKLVDTCAAEFEAYTPYYYSTYEDEDEGVPSNKKKIIILGGGPNRIGQGIEFDYCCCQASFALRELGIESIMVNSNPETVSTDYDTSDKLYFEPLTFEDVMNIVEKEKPAGVIVQFGGQTPLNLARKLHDAGAPIIGTTVDSLEQAGERGAFFTMVKKLGLHQAQNAMVTSKQEACDVAAKIGYPVLMRPSFVLGGRAMSIVYDEAELLSCIDEAQAVAENRPLLIDKFISDAIEVDVDAVSDGEKTMICGIMEHIEEAGIHSGDSACVLPPHTLSDDIIDEIRRQTFAIAAELKVVGLLNIQYAIKDEVVYVLEVNPRASRTVPFVSKASGIPWAKIAAKVMAGVKLAKIPEAAERPLGYFAVKESVLPFNKFPGADTVLGPEMKSTGEVMGIDKDFGLAFAKSQEAAGNVLPRSGTVFLSVKNSMRRNIIFMAKKIADMGFKLCASEGTCKVLRSNGVNAKEVPKIGEGKPDIVDLIKAGDINLIVNVVAGRKSQMDSKPIRSAAVVQGIPYITTLEAAQAAISAMDSLEKTGFSVKSIQDYAAALVKGKARDAEDTIDFKKSLWTE encoded by the coding sequence ATGCCAAAGCGTTCCGACATCCATAAAATCTTAATCATCGGCTCCGGCCCCATCGTGATCGGCCAGGCGTGCGAATTCGATTATTCCGGTACTCAGGCGTGCAAGGCGCTGCGTGAGGAGGGATTCGAAGTCGTGCTTGTCAACTCGAACCCTGCAACCATCATGACCGACCCAAACACGGCGGACAAAACGTATATCGAGCCCATCACGCCGGAGATCGTTGAGAAGATCATCGCCCGGGAACGCCCCGACGCGCTGCTGCCCACCATGGGCGGCCAGACCGGTCTCAACACCGCCATGGAGCTCGCGGAAAACGGCGTTCTGTCGCGGTACAACGTGCAGCTCATCGGCGCGGATTATAATGCAATCAAGAAGGCAGAAAACCGGAGCGAGTTCAAAAAGGCGATACAGCGCATCGGGCTCGAGGTGCCGAGGAGCGCGCTGGCTTATAATATGGAAGAGGCCTGGAACATCGCCAGGGACATCGGGTTTCCGCTCATCATCAGGCCGAGCTTTACGCTTGGCGGCACGGGCGGCGGCATCGCGAACAACGAGGAGGAGTTTGAGCGCGTGGCCGACCACGGCCTGCGCTGCTCGCGAATCAACGAGATCCTCATCGAGGAATCGGTGATCGGCTGGAAGGAATTCGAGCTCGAGATCATGCGCGACAAGGCCGACAATGTGGTGATCATCTGCTCCATAGAAAACGTTGACCCCATGGGCATCCACACGGGCGACAGCATCACCGTGGCGCCGGCGCAGACCCTCACCGACAAGCAGTACCAGCACATGCGCGACGCATCCATCGCGATCATCCGCGAAATCGGCGTGGAGACCGGCGGGTCGAACATCCAGTTCGCGGTGAACCCGGCAAGCGGCCGCATGGTGGTGATCGAGATGAACCCGCGCGTGAGCAGAAGCTCGGCCCTGGCGAGCAAGGCCACCGGTTTCCCCATTGCAAAGTTCGCGGCGAAACTGGCCTGCGGCTACACGCTCGACGAGATACGCAACGACATCACGCGCGAGACACCGGCGAGCTTCGAACCGGCCATCGATTATTGCGTTGTCAAGATACCGCGGTTTGCGTTCGAGAAGTTCCAGGACGCCGATCCGTCTTTGGGCATCCAGATGAAATCGGTGGGCGAGACCATGGCCATCGGCCGCACGTTCAAAGAGGCGCTCGGCAAGGGGCTGCGTGGCCTCGAAATCGGGAAGCAGGGGTTTCAGAGCGTTCCGCGGCCCGAGAAAACCAAGGAGGAGATTGTCAAAAACCTGGCCTTGCCGCGCGCCGACCGGATCTTTCTTATCCGTCATGCAATTGACAAAGGCGTGTCCGTTGCGGACATCGCAAGGGCGACCGGCATCGATCCATGGTTCCTCGACAATATGCGCGAGATCGTGGAGTATGAAACGGCCTTGACGCCGAAACTGCTGATCCGGCCTGCGGCCGATCTCAAGACCGCCCTTGTCAAGGCGAAAAAGTACGGTTTTTCAGACATGCAGCTGGGCAAGCTTTTATCAACTGACGACCTGGCAATAAGAAAAAAGCGCAAGGAACTTGGCATTGCGGTCACCTACAAGCTCGTTGACACCTGCGCCGCGGAGTTCGAGGCGTACACGCCGTATTATTACTCGACCTATGAAGACGAGGATGAGGGGGTTCCGTCAAATAAAAAGAAGATCATCATTCTCGGCGGCGGTCCTAATAGAATCGGACAGGGCATCGAGTTCGACTACTGCTGCTGCCAGGCAAGCTTTGCGCTGCGCGAGCTGGGCATCGAGTCCATCATGGTAAACTCAAACCCCGAGACCGTATCCACCGACTACGATACGTCCGACAAGCTGTATTTCGAGCCGCTCACGTTCGAGGACGTGATGAACATTGTCGAGAAGGAAAAGCCGGCGGGCGTGATCGTGCAGTTCGGCGGACAGACGCCGCTCAACCTCGCGCGCAAGCTGCACGACGCGGGCGCGCCCATCATCGGCACTACCGTCGATTCGCTGGAGCAGGCGGGCGAGCGCGGCGCATTCTTCACGATGGTGAAGAAGCTCGGACTGCACCAGGCGCAGAACGCCATGGTGACCTCGAAGCAGGAAGCCTGCGATGTTGCTGCGAAAATCGGGTATCCCGTGCTCATGCGGCCCTCGTTCGTCTTGGGCGGACGCGCCATGAGCATCGTATACGACGAGGCCGAACTCCTTTCGTGCATCGACGAGGCGCAGGCGGTTGCCGAGAACCGGCCCCTGCTCATTGACAAATTCATATCCGACGCGATCGAAGTCGACGTCGACGCGGTGAGCGACGGCGAGAAAACCATGATCTGCGGCATCATGGAGCACATCGAGGAGGCGGGCATCCATTCGGGCGACAGCGCGTGCGTGCTGCCGCCGCACACCCTTTCCGACGACATCATCGACGAAATACGGCGCCAGACCTTCGCCATCGCGGCCGAGCTCAAAGTGGTGGGCCTGCTCAACATCCAGTACGCGATCAAGGACGAGGTCGTGTACGTGCTGGAAGTCAACCCGCGCGCGTCGCGCACCGTTCCGTTCGTGAGCAAGGCAAGCGGCATACCCTGGGCCAAGATCGCGGCAAAGGTGATGGCGGGCGTCAAGCTCGCCAAGATCCCGGAAGCCGCGGAGCGGCCGCTCGGCTATTTCGCGGTCAAGGAATCGGTGCTGCCGTTCAACAAGTTCCCGGGCGCCGACACCGTGCTCGGCCCCGAGATGAAATCGACCGGCGAGGTCATGGGCATCGACAAGGACTTCGGCCTGGCGTTCGCGAAGTCGCAGGAGGCGGCGGGCAACGTGCTGCCGCGGTCCGGGACGGTATTCCTGAGTGTCAAGAACAGCATGCGGCGCAACATCATCTTCATGGCGAAGAAAATCGCCGACATGGGGTTCAAGCTCTGCGCGTCGGAGGGCACCTGCAAGGTGCTGCGGAGCAACGGCGTGAACGCCAAGGAAGTGCCGAAGATCGGCGAGGGGAAGCCCGACATCGTGGACCTCATCAAGGCGGGCGACATCAACCTGATCGTCAACGTGGTGGCGGGCAGAAAGTCGCAGATGGATTCGAAACCGATCCGCAGCGCGGCCGTAGTGCAAGGGATTCCCTATATCACCACGCTCGAGGCGGCGCAGGCGGCGATCAGCGCCATGGATTCGCTCGAAAAAACCGGTTTTTCCGTAAAGTCAATCCAGGATTACGCCGCCGCGCTGGTAAAAGGCAAGGCGCGCGATGCCGAGGATACCATCGATTTCAAGAAGTCGCTGTGGACGGAGTGA
- the purF gene encoding amidophosphoribosyltransferase, translating to MSDNLHEQCGVFGVFNSHEAAELTYLGLYALQHRGQESSGIAVSNQTAVTMHKAMGLVNQVFKHQETLDGLKGSSAIGHNRYSTTGSSDLCNAQPILINCRIGQIAAAHNGNLTNTVKLRGEMENDGSIFSSTTDTEVVVHLIARSKQETVEAMILDALSRVKGSYSILFLTKDALYGARDPRGFRPLLLGKSGDVTFLSSETCAFDLVGAAIEREVKPGEMVRIDKNGIQTYSIPLFERVKRPSYCIFEYIYFSRPDSFVFGENVDKIRRRLGRQLAKEHPVAGADLVMGVPDSATTAALGFAEGSGVRFDIGLIRNHYVGRTFIQPVQSGRDLGVRIKFNPVKGVLKGKKIAVVDDSIVRGTTMRKIVKLLRTAEPAEIHLRISSPPIICPCFYGIDMPTKKELIASEKKVEEIRRYLDVDSLGYLSIDGLLSVVSAPRENFCVACFSGDYPIEPFGEKGHC from the coding sequence ATGTCAGATAACCTTCACGAACAATGCGGCGTGTTCGGTGTGTTCAACAGCCACGAAGCGGCGGAACTGACGTATCTCGGCCTCTACGCGCTCCAGCACCGGGGCCAGGAAAGCTCCGGCATCGCGGTGTCGAACCAGACAGCGGTCACCATGCACAAGGCGATGGGCCTGGTGAACCAGGTGTTCAAGCATCAGGAAACGCTCGACGGGCTCAAAGGTTCGAGCGCGATAGGCCACAACCGGTATTCCACCACCGGTTCCTCCGATCTCTGCAATGCCCAGCCCATCCTCATCAACTGCCGGATCGGACAGATCGCGGCCGCGCACAACGGCAACCTCACCAACACGGTAAAGCTCCGCGGCGAAATGGAAAATGACGGCTCCATATTCTCCTCCACCACCGACACCGAGGTCGTCGTGCATCTCATCGCGCGTTCCAAACAGGAAACCGTGGAGGCGATGATCCTCGATGCTCTCTCGCGCGTCAAAGGATCGTATTCGATCCTGTTTCTCACCAAGGACGCCCTCTACGGCGCGCGCGACCCGCGGGGGTTCAGGCCGCTGCTTCTGGGCAAGTCGGGGGATGTTACGTTCCTTTCGTCGGAGACCTGCGCCTTTGACCTGGTGGGGGCGGCAATCGAGCGGGAGGTGAAGCCGGGCGAGATGGTGCGGATTGATAAGAACGGAATCCAGACCTATTCGATCCCGCTGTTCGAACGCGTCAAGCGGCCGTCCTACTGTATTTTCGAATACATCTATTTTTCCCGTCCCGATTCGTTCGTGTTCGGCGAAAACGTCGACAAGATACGGCGGCGTCTCGGCCGGCAGCTCGCCAAGGAGCACCCGGTGGCCGGCGCGGACCTCGTGATGGGCGTTCCCGACTCTGCCACCACGGCAGCTCTCGGGTTTGCCGAGGGTTCGGGCGTGCGGTTCGACATCGGCCTCATCCGCAACCATTACGTGGGCCGCACGTTCATCCAACCGGTTCAGTCGGGCCGCGACCTCGGCGTGCGCATCAAGTTTAATCCCGTCAAGGGAGTGCTCAAGGGAAAGAAGATAGCCGTTGTGGATGACTCCATCGTGCGGGGCACCACCATGAGGAAAATTGTGAAACTGCTTCGCACGGCCGAGCCTGCCGAGATTCATTTGCGCATCTCGTCGCCGCCCATCATCTGCCCGTGTTTTTACGGCATCGACATGCCCACCAAAAAGGAGCTCATTGCGTCGGAAAAGAAGGTGGAGGAGATCCGAAGGTACCTTGACGTGGATTCGCTCGGCTATCTTTCCATTGACGGATTGCTGTCGGTGGTTTCAGCGCCCCGAGAAAATTTCTGCGTGGCCTGTTTTTCCGGCGATTATCCGATTGAGCCGTTTGGGGAGAAAGGGCATTGTTAG
- the carA gene encoding glutamine-hydrolyzing carbamoyl-phosphate synthase small subunit — translation MKGILALEDGTIFEGDGFGAAGEACGEAVFNTSHSGYQEVLTDPSYCSQIVTMTYPLIGNYGVNDADVESGRVQVSGFVVREYCPYPSNFRSQKTLHDYLKEAGVPGVSGIDTRKLTRRLRIAGAMKAVIWTGDKAPAASMLVEKAKAWKGLVGVDIVKNVTCKKPYEWEGAKNGGKYNVVAFDFGIKFNILRILKAMGCRLTVVPASTTAKEALAHKPDGIFLSNGPGDPAAVTYAIETIRELKGRLPIFGICLGHQLSALALGAKTYKLKFGHRGSNHPVKNLENGTIAITSQNHGFCVDMESLKTGGVKMTHLNLNDNTCEGLSDMKSKLFCVQYHPEASPGPHDSGYLFKQFITMMENN, via the coding sequence TTGAAAGGCATATTGGCATTAGAAGACGGAACCATATTCGAGGGTGACGGATTTGGTGCTGCCGGAGAGGCTTGCGGCGAGGCTGTGTTCAACACCAGTCATTCCGGGTACCAGGAAGTGCTTACCGACCCATCGTACTGTTCCCAGATCGTGACCATGACCTATCCGCTCATCGGCAACTACGGCGTCAACGATGCCGACGTGGAGTCGGGCAGGGTACAGGTGTCGGGATTTGTGGTGAGGGAATATTGCCCGTACCCGTCAAACTTCCGCTCCCAGAAAACGCTCCACGATTACCTGAAGGAAGCCGGTGTGCCTGGTGTGTCTGGCATTGATACTCGCAAACTCACCCGCAGGCTCCGCATCGCAGGTGCCATGAAGGCCGTGATCTGGACAGGCGACAAGGCGCCGGCGGCTTCCATGCTGGTGGAAAAGGCAAAGGCGTGGAAGGGGCTTGTGGGCGTTGACATTGTCAAGAACGTAACCTGCAAAAAGCCTTACGAATGGGAAGGGGCGAAAAACGGCGGCAAATACAATGTGGTGGCGTTTGACTTCGGAATAAAATTCAACATTCTCAGGATTCTCAAGGCCATGGGCTGCAGGCTCACGGTGGTGCCTGCGTCAACCACGGCAAAAGAGGCGCTTGCACACAAGCCCGACGGCATTTTCCTGAGCAACGGTCCTGGCGATCCGGCTGCGGTGACGTATGCCATAGAAACCATACGCGAGCTCAAGGGCAGGCTCCCGATTTTCGGGATATGCCTCGGCCACCAGCTTTCGGCGCTCGCGCTCGGCGCCAAGACCTACAAGCTCAAATTCGGGCACCGCGGGTCCAACCATCCTGTCAAGAACCTGGAAAACGGGACAATAGCGATCACTTCCCAGAATCATGGGTTCTGCGTGGATATGGAAAGCCTTAAGACAGGCGGCGTCAAGATGACTCACCTTAACCTGAATGATAATACCTGTGAAGGATTGTCTGATATGAAAAGCAAGCTCTTCTGCGTTCAATATCATCCAGAAGCCTCCCCCGGTCCTCATGATTCAGGTTACTTATTCAAGCAGTTCATCACTATGATGGAGAATAATTAA
- a CDS encoding CTP synthase has product MSKFIFVTGGVVSSLGKGITAASIGLLLKSRGLSVINQKFDPYLNVDPGTMNPYQHGEVYVTDDGAETDLDLGHYERFTGATTNKNCNYTSGRIYDSLIKKERRGDFLGGTVQVVPHVTAEICESVRSVAKPDVDVVICEIGGTVGDIESLPFLEALRIFRIQEGRNNCFFIHVTLVPYLHKACEVKTKPTQHSVGKLREIGIIPDMLVCRTEMHLDKDVRRKISLFCNVDEEAVVEAMDAEHSIYEVPLEFAAQDIDTVIIDTLGLRAGRRNLKPWREYVDKVISAEKTVNIAIVGKYSELLDAYKSIHESLNHAGAFHNAKVKILSVSSEDIEKSGAEKILKEAHGVLVPGGFGGRGVEGKIMAVQYAREKNVPYFGICYGMHMAVIEFARHVLNLPDADTTENSPETKNPVIHLMEEQKRVLNLGGTMRLGAYPCVLKKGTLVRKCYGKDQISERHRHRYEYNNDYKERFEKAGLIACGESPDGILVEMVELHNHPWFVGVQFHPEFKSRPIEPHPLFRDFVGASLKNKGKK; this is encoded by the coding sequence ATGTCCAAGTTCATCTTTGTGACCGGAGGCGTGGTGTCGTCGCTGGGCAAGGGCATCACGGCGGCGTCGATAGGTCTTTTACTCAAGAGCCGCGGGCTGTCGGTCATCAACCAGAAATTCGATCCCTATCTCAACGTCGACCCGGGCACGATGAACCCCTACCAGCACGGCGAGGTCTATGTAACCGACGACGGCGCGGAAACCGACCTCGACCTCGGCCATTACGAACGCTTCACGGGCGCGACAACCAACAAGAACTGCAACTACACCTCGGGCCGCATCTACGATTCCCTGATTAAAAAGGAACGCCGGGGCGATTTCCTCGGCGGCACGGTCCAGGTGGTGCCCCATGTGACAGCCGAAATCTGCGAGTCGGTGCGCTCGGTGGCGAAACCCGACGTCGACGTCGTGATCTGCGAGATCGGCGGCACCGTGGGCGACATCGAGAGTCTGCCGTTTCTTGAGGCGCTCCGCATCTTCCGCATCCAGGAAGGGAGGAACAACTGTTTCTTCATCCATGTAACGCTCGTTCCGTACCTTCACAAGGCGTGCGAGGTGAAGACCAAGCCGACCCAACATTCAGTGGGAAAGCTGCGCGAGATCGGCATCATCCCCGACATGCTCGTGTGCCGCACCGAAATGCACCTCGACAAGGACGTGCGCCGCAAGATATCCCTGTTCTGCAACGTGGACGAGGAGGCGGTGGTCGAGGCCATGGACGCGGAACATTCCATTTACGAAGTGCCGCTCGAGTTCGCGGCCCAGGACATTGACACGGTCATCATCGACACGCTCGGCCTGCGCGCCGGCCGCCGGAACCTCAAGCCCTGGCGCGAATACGTGGACAAGGTTATTTCCGCCGAAAAGACGGTCAACATCGCGATCGTGGGAAAGTATTCGGAACTTCTTGACGCGTACAAGTCGATCCATGAGTCGCTCAACCACGCGGGCGCGTTCCACAACGCAAAGGTCAAGATCCTGAGCGTGTCGTCGGAGGACATCGAAAAAAGCGGAGCCGAGAAGATCCTAAAAGAAGCGCACGGCGTTTTGGTGCCCGGCGGCTTCGGCGGCCGCGGCGTGGAGGGAAAGATCATGGCCGTCCAGTACGCACGGGAGAAAAACGTGCCGTATTTCGGCATCTGTTACGGCATGCACATGGCGGTCATTGAGTTCGCGCGCCACGTTCTCAACCTGCCCGACGCAGACACGACCGAAAACAGCCCTGAAACCAAGAACCCGGTCATCCACCTCATGGAAGAACAAAAACGCGTTCTCAACCTGGGCGGCACCATGCGGCTCGGCGCTTACCCCTGCGTTCTTAAAAAGGGGACCTTGGTCCGGAAGTGCTACGGCAAAGACCAGATCTCGGAGCGCCACCGTCACCGCTACGAATACAACAACGACTACAAGGAACGGTTCGAAAAGGCCGGGCTCATCGCCTGCGGCGAATCGCCTGACGGCATTCTCGTCGAGATGGTGGAGCTCCACAACCATCCGTGGTTCGTGGGCGTGCAGTTCCATCCGGAGTTCAAATCGCGCCCCATTGAACCGCATCCGCTGTTCAGGGACTTCGTGGGCGCGAGTTTGAAAAATAAGGGGAAAAAATAA